The DNA segment CGAACCGACGGATCCCTGTGATGTGTTTAATTGCGGACAGTGCGGATCGCCGATTGATTCGATAGAGTGCCAGAATTGCTGTCAAGGATGAAGatttgtggtgttggtgcgGCGGAATACACAATGGGCCAGGCAATTAGAGTCATGTTGAAGTTGTGGGAAAAGAGAAGTAACATTGAGGATTTGAAGTAGCAAAAATAAAAGGTATATATTAGATTGGATAGGTACCCTCTCGGGTGCGTCATTTCTGGCTGATTACCTTAGGTAGATTGGTCCTGAAGTTCGGGTAACATCACGTTCAAGTTTGCGCACAGGCAGGATAGGTGCTCAGCTTGAGAATACCTAGATAGCAATCAACTGCTTCCTGATGCAACCGATGCGACCAGGAAACCTCGGATCGGGGTATGTCATGCGGGAAAATGCTTGTTACCTTATGCTTCGGTGCTCTAAATGAGCGAGGCTTTCAACTTTGACCACCAGGTGTGCCATCCTGGGCGTCGAGCCACGGCGTCTCTTCTTGACGGGAAGCCTGTCTCTTTCCCTTCAGTGTGTGAAGTTTGGTTCCCAGATTCATCCTCACGCTTTTACTCCCACTCTAGCGGAGACTGAAAATCTGCATCGGTGTCCAGCCCAAGCATTCTACGTTCTGCTTGTACCAACTCATATTCCGAGTCCGATCGGGAGTGTCGACAAAGACGTTTGATCGTGCTAAATTCTTCCTAGAAAGATAGTCCAACAGTTAGCAGTACGGTTCCAGGTCGACACCTGTTTGGTAGGTATGCTAAcaaggtacctaggtaggtaggagCGGAGGAAAGTAAAAGGCGTTTTGACTTACCTCGgtcagcttcttctctgtGTAGATAAAGAAGTTTTTCCCCCTTTGCTTGGGTATCTTTTCCTCGGTATCAGCAGTCGTGTAGGTAGGTAATGACTGAAAGTATTTAACCCCTAGGCGTTCGTTTTTCTCACCAATTTGTATCTGTTGTTCCGGCATACATGTTTCACCGCCCTGAAAATCCAGCTCGTGTCGTGATATGTGAGTTGCACGTATGAAGTGTGCCAACCTGGTGGTGCACCCATCGCCGCGTGTCTAATATAGATTCGACCAGAGACAGCAAGGGCAGATTTCCGTTTGGAAGTGAGAAGGTGCTGGGTGGGCGATTAAGTGAGTTCGAGATACGGGCGTATCTGCCGTTATTCCGCCTAGTGGCCCAAAACTTCGCCTTTGTTTGCCCTCCACCCCTTGCGGTGGTACGGCAGGACACATCCCATTCTGCTCTCCTCTTGTCATCTAAAATCTGAGGAGaggtagggtggtggtcCGCGTTGAGATTGGTATAGCAATGTCCACCAAGTCGATCCGGTCTTGGCTGTAGGGCGTCTGCAGGGGCAGCCCAGCATCGGCCGGCTCCGCGTCGTCACGCTCGCTACCCTCGTTGTCCACCTTTGCCTCGGGCGACTTGGCATTTGGAAGCCAACGGTAAGATGCAGACAGGTTCAGGTGTCCGGCACATTCATCATACTGACGACATGGCGACCCCGCGCACACGAGCGTACGGCAGGATACCggtgtgacaagggctggtGTTCAGGCTTGGAACAACATAGTTTCAATTCATTTTAATAATCTACAGTGGCCTCAAGATCCTTGATGAGGGATCTTTTCATCCCACTGCTCTGCTCTTCTGCTCATGTATGTATCTCTCTCACTGTGGTCCGTGCTTGTGATGACCTTAAGTATCTGCCAAGTCCAGCACATCCCTCTGCTTATACATGAGCCAatgcctctgctgctgccgcctgTAGCCTGTTGCTTATTTCACTTCCCAACGACTGGCTCAGAGCTTTCAGTTCACTGTGTTGTTGGCTATGCTCCAGGCTGCGAGTGGTTGACGTGTGACAACAAGCGAAGCAAGGTCCCTAAAACATACTCAgtaggcctttaaagatagtcAACAAGCAtcaaagatagttaataCGACTTGAAGATAGTGGATAGGCCTTAGGAAACCTGAAAACGAGCGGAAATATAATAGAAGGTATTTAAACATCGTGATAGGCTTTAAACGATTAAATACCAGCTCTTTTGGCCGTTCATTTCATTACTACGAGAGATGTAAACTATACGTCTGAGCCGGACATAGAATCCGAGTCTGAATCTGGGCACTCATTAGGATCTGCCATCGATGCCGGCAAGTATCTCACAAAAGCAAAACTCGGGCGTGGTTCATCCAACATACCACGCTCCCGTAGCTTACTCCTCCACTTCATTACCCACTCCTTCCAGACTTGAAGGGCTGCTGCGACCTCCGGTGTCAAGGTGCGGTGCTTTAGGGGTTCCAGGGAAAGCAAGTCGTCCATGCCAAAGTGAGGTCTTGGCTTCCCGTCGACGTAAAAGGTAATGTCGTCAAGGATGCTTTCGTACACCATAAGACCGAAGCCTCGTGAGAGCCACTTGAAGTCAAGCAGGGCCCAGAGGGTGTTGGCAAGGTACAAGCCATAGCGGTCGGCGTGTCCGAGGGTGAGACGGCCCGCGTGGCCATACATCCCTCTAACGGTCTCCAACTCGGTGGGGCCTGTCCATGTGTATGGAGAATTGTCAGGCGGCCCTGGAAAAACGTCCTCTTCTCTCGAGCCTCCGTAAGGCAGGTCGGAATTGTGGTCAAGTAAGAACCGCCTTGGTCCACTTGCTCGCTCCCGTCTTTCGTCATCCATTTCAGTTTCCTCCTTAGATGTTACGCTAATGATGAGATGTTGGAGTGAGTATCTGCTTCTTGAAAGACAGCCGCGATTTTCTCTTTGATAAGCGGGAGAGGTCAGGCCCCGAGGCCCCAAGGCCAGGAAGGACGCTAACAGGCGATAGAAGTTCCATGAgccgggaggaggatttgggtAGTTGTCTGCATCGAAGTCAGACGATACACCGCGGTAACGGCTTAAGAACTCCCCCTGCCTTCCAGCTGGTACCTCGTCGTCGATATCCTCCACGTCCATTATGCGGAATGACGCCTGGAGAGTGTCGAGGTTGATCTGGCTTGGGAGTGGACAACACACCCAGGTTGGGAAAAGTCCGCATTTGGCAATGAAGACGACGTCAATCTCATAGGGGTGGGATTGGGCAGTGGATGAATTCAATAGATACTGGACGTCATAGCGCAGGATCCGGCATGTCAAGAGGAGTGACAGAGcgggtggttgaggtggtgtggttggtaCCCATATGTCCCAGTCATCGCGGAGCCGGACCCGAGGATCTTGGAAAAATAGGTCGAGGTGATTATAGagcgttgctgttgatgtccAAATCACAGAGGCTAGGACTTTGTGGCGGAGTTCGGTTGAGAGGGTGGTTAACGACACTGGGCTGGCCATTTCCGACATGGTAGGTTGTGAGCGTTGCTTGTGGATACAGAAAGGGCTCCCTTTATTTTGGAGAGTCCGTTGAAAAAAGGTAAACTGTGGACTGTAGAGTTCTACCACAAATCGAGAGCGCGGTATCTGGGATTGTGGTTCCAGggatggttggttggtggtggagttcGTGCTAACAGTGTTGGAGAAAGGGCAAGCCGTCCACTATATACGGATATGCCTTGCCAGTAAAACGACGCGGTGGCCCAAGCGTCTGCGCCAAGCCACCTTCAGTTAGGCAGGTTAATCAAGCGTCGCCGTCCGCCGTGACATCGCTCCCTTTTTGAGAGCAAACCACAGCTGTAAGTGCCACTTCAAACTCGACATCACTTGAACATGTTCATTTTCAGGTTCACAGGGCATTCCATAAGAGATCTATTCACGGTACATGCGAAACACAGAATCACGCGCAACTAAAGCACAGCATCATATGGGATCAAGGTTCTGTTCATCCATCCGATCATCTACATGCCACTGATGCTTTCTTAACAGTGGATATACATAGCTACAATCCTAACATTTATTGACTGCGCCCCTTATTCAGAGGACAGCAACGCAAACATAGGCATTTGCCCACATGCCAGTGCAGTCGTTTTTGACTGCCGGGTTCCATTTGACAAAGTTGGCCTGGGTAATGCGGTAGCGTTGAGTGATGGTCTGGCAGGTCTGACCAGACTGGACGAAGTGGAAAGTCTTGCACGAGGTGGTCATACCGCTCTGGTAAGGGGTGGGTGTCTGGATGCCATTGCCTGGGTTGACGGGCGTGGGCGTGTGTCCGACAATGGAAATGCAAACGTAGTAGTCGAGCCACAGGAGACTGCAGTCGGACTTGACGTAGGGGTTCCAAGTGGTCAGTTGCGCCACGGTGACGCCTTTggaggcggcgatggtggcgCACGTGTCTCCAGACTTGACCTTGTAGAACGAGTCACAGTTGTTCACCATATTCGGCTGAATAGGCGTCGGGGTGGCAATACCGTTGCcgacgctggtggtggtgctcgGCTTAGTCGGGGTGtggccgatgatggagacGCAGGCGTAGGCATTGGCCCAGAGTCCAGTGCAGGTTGAGCCCACGCTCGGATTCCAGCTGAGGAACTGAGCCTGGGTGATACCATGTTTTGCCGCAATGATCTCACAGGTGTCACCAACTGCGACGAAGTAGAACTCGTCACAGTT comes from the Podospora pseudocomata strain CBS 415.72m chromosome 5, whole genome shotgun sequence genome and includes:
- a CDS encoding hypothetical protein (EggNog:ENOG503PI7I) — encoded protein: MSEMASPVSLTTLSTELRHKVLASVIWTSTATLYNHLDLFFQDPRVRLRDDWDIWVPTTPPQPPALSLLLTCRILRYDVQYLLNSSTAQSHPYEIDVVFIAKCGLFPTWVCCPLPSQINLDTLQASFRIMDVEDIDDEVPAGRQGEFLSRYRGVSSDFDADNYPNPPPGSWNFYRLLASFLALGPRGLTSPAYQRENRGCLSRSRYSLQHLIISVTSKEETEMDDERRERASGPRRFLLDHNSDLPYGGSREEDVFPGPPDNSPYTWTGPTELETVRGMYGHAGRLTLGHADRYGLYLANTLWALLDFKWLSRGFGLMVYESILDDITFYVDGKPRPHFGMDDLLSLEPLKHRTLTPEVAAALQVWKEWVMKWRSKLRERGMLDEPRPSFAFVRYLPASMADPNECPDSDSDSMSGSDV